A single window of Microplitis demolitor isolate Queensland-Clemson2020A chromosome 7, iyMicDemo2.1a, whole genome shotgun sequence DNA harbors:
- the LOC103569565 gene encoding PHD finger protein 19 — MSVPEDNLAMPDSTTREQRLGFSHGEDVLLQHKDGKYYLGTIVEVDLVQERCLVKFLDNTSSWSSVKELTKLGIPDSNVMCVLCKKFKPKPDNDIIVCDKCGRGYHQHCHKPQVSKEEANADSHWKCKRCQENILKTTRDGPDPKNSMIKANIRKVCSGRDQPQPPPEDMTKLPYDPEMLSWDSHHRVNAEQIYCYCGLNGEWYTQMLQCARCKQWFHEKCVSCLTYPLYSGDRFYVFVCSTCNYGKEFVRRLELKWVDLVHLMLYNLTVYNAKKYYDLDTIIIPYAAENWNLLQLPSRIRDVTAQVRRESILSILTNNRNRFKCGREIKKRTTIWGLRVRLPPPCPVVNLPVTGIIDDSVLRRCWGANKRLQYLPPPGPVIFTESPKTINTTNQEITTPVTETTVVSPSDIVTVGTVLSKTNANQSTCPTPSTLNQSTESLRERYSGGGFVKKSFPFPKLSLQRRQRLMALNSTRERMIRKHKKRDKGCDDTKSQIVREARYKKARKLLKNAIAKRKPRTPEVPDLPPTPPTSVSGPPTPPATASSAISELSVPSSVDLMLNLPQPSTTPADTSGDETSSRGTLDSFIPPPKDFEGKNNPFRNLSEMLSTPTNQNHIAGNNLAPGISSTPLPYNHHHHNHHHHHHHHNNNNYHNNYQPPITLPLPLTPVIPQPPLIRPAKRQLSEKDIIIDRNGQVKRRRQHRRGRPPSQPQQFQTTTATASKTAAILPARNSEVKNDYVRNLRSSFNSSSSSSTSQIGNCVDYALNGRRLRQRVTDKSSSVGASSADAQKRNNLSISMSMAMPSTSASTSLSLSLSPKVSPIKQTTPDISMDDLKSSVNMYFGAANRIASGEKFGVKAKRLSKSGQLQYLIEWEGPNT; from the exons ATGTCGGTGCCAGAAGATAATTTGGCAATGCCCGACAGCACGACACGAGAACAGCGACTTGGTTTTTCTCACGGTGAAGACGTACTTCTACAACACAAAGATGGAAAGTATTATCTCGGTACGATTGTTGAAGTGGACTTGGTACAAGAAAGATGTTTGGTTAAATTTCTTGACAATACTTCTTCATGGTCAAGTGTAAAAGAATTAACCAAACTTGGGATACCGGATTCAAATGTCATGTGTGTgttgtgtaaaaaatttaagcccaagCCAGAtaatgatattattgtttgtGACAAATGCGGACGTGGTTATCACCAACATTGTCACAAG CCTCAAGTATCTAAAGAAGAAGCCAACGCAGATTCACACTGGAAGTGTAAGAGATGCCAAGAAAATATACTCAAGACAACACGTGATGGTCCTGATCCAAAGAATTCAATGATCAAAGCTAACATTAGAAAAGTTTGCAGTGGTAGAGATCAACCTCAGCCACCACCTGAAGACATGACAAAATTACCTTAtgat cctgAAATGTTAAGTTGGGATTCACATCATCGAGTTAATGCTGAACAAATATATTGTTATTGTGGATTAAATGGCGAGTGGTACACACAAATGTTACAATGCGCTAGGTGTAAGCAGTGGTTCCATGAAAAATGTGTCAGCTGTTTGACATATCCTCTCTACAGTGGCGACAG GTTTTATGTATTTGTGTGTTCAACGTGCAATTACGGTAAAGAATTTGTACGACGACTAGAATTAAAATGGGTCGATCTCGTGCACCTGATGTTGTACAATTTGACCGTATATAATGCTAAAAAGTATTACGATTTGGACACTATTATTATACCATACGCTGCTGAAAATTGGAATTTATTACAACTGCCATCGAGG atcaGAGATGTTACCGCTCAAGTTCGTCGAGAATCAATACTCtcaatattaacaaataatcgaaatagatttaaatgtggccgtgaaataaaaaaacgtacAACTATTTGGGGTTTGAGAGTTAGATTACCGCCACCATGTCCAGTAGTTAATTTACCAGTTACTGGAATCATTGATGATTCTGTTTTACGTCGTTGTTGGGGAGCTAATAAAAGACTGCAATATCTTCCACCTCCtgg tccagtaatatttactgaaAGTCCTAAAACGATAAATACAACGAATCAAGAAATTACTACCCCAGTAACTGAAACTACTGTTGTAAGTCCTTCGGATATTGTCACAGTGGGAACAGTATTATCGAAAACTAATGCTAATCAAAGTACATGTCCAACACCAAGTACACTTAATCAATCAACAGAATCTCTTCGTGAAAG gtATAGTGGTGGtggttttgttaaaaaatcatttccaTTTCCAAAATTAAGTTTACAAAGACGTCAACGTTTAATGGCATTAAATAGTACACGTGAACGTATGATACGCAAACATAAGAAACGTGATAAAGGCTGTGACGATACTAAAAGTCAAATAGTACGTGAAGCGAGATATAAAAAAGCtagaaaattactaaaaaatgcCATTGCtaag AGAAAACCACGTACACCAGAAGTACCAGATTTACCACCAACACCTCCAACATCTGTATCAGGACCACCAACACCACCAGCAACAGCATCATCAGCAATAAGTGAATTGTCAGTACCAAGTTCTGTTGACTTAATGTTGAATCTTCCTCAACCATCAACAACACCCGCAGATACCAGTGGCGATGAAACAAGTTCACGTGGTACTCTAGATTCATTTATACCACCGCCAAAAGATTTTGAAGGGAAAAATAATCCATTTCGTAATCTCAGTGAAATGTTGAGTACACCAACAAATCAAAATCACATAGCAGGAAATAATTTAGCACCTGGTATATCAAGTACACCATTACCTTACAATCATCATCaccataatcatcatcatcatcaccatcatcataacaataataattatcacaataaTTATCAGCCACCAATCACACTTCCTCTTCCATTGACACCAGTAATACCACAGCCACCGTTGATACGTCCAGCGAAACGTCAACTGTCAGAGAAGGATATTATCATCGATCGTAATGGACAAGTAAAAAGACGTAGACAACATCGCCGTGGTCGTCCGCCTTCACAGCCTCAGCAATTTcaaacaacaacagcaactgCTAGTAAAACGGCTGCCATATTGCCAGCACGTAACagtgaagttaaaaatgacTATGTTAGAAATTTGAGAAGTTCATTTAATAGTTCCTCGAGCAGCAGTACAAGTCAGATTGGTAATTGTGTTGACTATGCGTTGAATGGCAGACGTTTAAGACAACGTGTTACTGATAAGTCATCAAGTGTCGGTGCTTCGTCAGCTGACGCTCAaaagagaaataatttatcgatttccATGTCCATGGCCATGCCATCAACGTCTGCGTCAACGTCACTGTCATTATCACTGTCACCAAAAGTATCTCCCATAAAACAAACAACTCCTGATATTTCAATGGATGATTTAAAATCTTCTGTTAATATGTACTTTGGCGCGGCAAATCGCATTGCGTCTGGTGAAAAATTCGGTGTTAAAGCTAAAAGATTAAGTAAAAGTGGTCAGTTGCAGTATCTAATTGAATGGGAAGGACCTAATACAtaa
- the LOC103569566 gene encoding leucine-rich repeat-containing protein 57, whose translation MRKEVMGNTVKIKQHYETAKKTGILNISNRQMMEIPANMKQLAEILRTLDLSQNVFKVLPDEIGIYVILKQLNLSHNKLQTLPATIGNLVKLEILNVSCNQLKTLPDSLSNLSHLKQVNLSDNQLTEFPLMFCGLKHLDVLDLSKNKLTCVPDGVVGLHVIELNLNQNQISTISDKMADCPRLKTLRLEENCLQLNSIPTRIFKESKISNITVEGNLFENKKIADVDGYEAYMERYTAVKKKMF comes from the coding sequence ATGAGAAAAGAAGTGATGGGTAATACGGTTAAAATAAAGCAACATTATGAGACAGCTAAAAAAACaggaatattaaatatatcaaatagaCAGATGATGGAAATTCCTGCTAATATGAAACAATTAGCAGAAATATTACGAACACttgatttatcacaaaatgtatttaaagttttaCCTGATGAAATAGGTATTTATGTAatacttaaacaattaaatttgagCCATAATAAATTGCAAACATTGCCAGCGACAATTGGTAATTTAGTTAAATTGGAAATACTTAATGTTAGttgtaatcaattaaaaactcTGCCTGATAGTTTGTCTAATTTATCACATttaaaacaagttaatttgTCAGACAATCAACTGACTGAATTTCCGTTAATGTTTTGTGGATTGAAGCATCTAGATGTtttggatttatcaaaaaataaattaacttgtgTACCAGATGGCGTCGTTGGACTCCatgttattgaattaaatcttaatcaaaatcaaatttcgaCGATTTCCGACAAGATGGCCGACTGCCCAAGACTGAAGACATTGAGATTGGAAGAAAATTGTCTGCAACTTAATTCAATACCGACGAGAATTTTCAAggaatcaaaaatttcaaatataactGTTGAGGGTAATCTGTttgagaacaaaaaaattgctgATGTTGATGGCTACGAGGCTTACATGGAGCGTTACACTGCTGTTAAGAAGAAAATGTTCTAA